A single window of Podarcis raffonei isolate rPodRaf1 chromosome 9, rPodRaf1.pri, whole genome shotgun sequence DNA harbors:
- the UBL7 gene encoding ubiquitin-like protein 7 isoform X2, translating to MALSECYIAVKLADQPLAPKSILRLPETELGEWPLGGCSISYLKQLITGKLQESVPDPELIDLIYCGRKLRDDQTLEFYGIQSGSTVHVLRKSWPEPEQKPEPVDKAAAVREFRVLHTALHSSPVFRDSVFKMLGNKESLDQIIVATPGLSSDPVALGVLQDKDLFSVFADPNMLDTLIPSHPALVNAIILVLHSVASSTPLPTGETSSRSMPSNSYRDMPGGFLFEGLSDDEDDFHQSTRTTPSSSTSGSRPASLGYTGAAGPRPITQSELATALALASTPESSSHTPTPGTQGHSSGTSPMSSSVQSGTPITNDLFSQALQHALQASGQPNLQSQWQLQLQQLRDMGIHDDELSLRALQATGGDIQAALELIFAGGAP from the exons ATGGCTCTCTCTGAGTGCTACATCGCAGTCAAGCTGGCAGATCAGCCGCTGGCTCCCAAGTCCATTTTGCGCCTGCCAGAAACGGAGCTGGGCGAGTGGCCCTTGGGGGGCTGCAGCATCTCCTACCTGAAGCAGCTCATCACAGGGAAGCTGCAGGAATCTGTCCCCGATCCAGAACTCATTG ATCTGATCTACTGTGGACGGAAGCTGCGGGATGACCAGACACTTGAATTCTATGGCATCCAGTCCGGCTCCACAGTCCACGTCCTCCGAAAGTCCTGGCCAGAGCCAGAACAGAAGCCAG AGCCAGTGGACAAAGCTGCCGCAGTCCGGGAGTTCCGGGTCCTGCACACCGCTCTGCACAGCAGTCCTGTCTTCAGGGATTCG GTCTTCAAGATGCTGGGGAACAAGGAGTCGCTCGATCAGATCATTGTCGCTACCCCTGGCCTCAGCAGCGACCCGGTCGCTTTGG GTGTCTTGCAGGATAAGGATCTTTTCTCTGTCTTTGCTGACCCGAATATGTTGGACAC GCTCATCCCCTCCCACCCTGCCTTGGTGAATGCCATTATCCTGGTTCTCCACTCCGTGGCCAGCAGCACCCCCTTGCCTACAGGAGAGACCTCCTCGCGCAGCATGCCTTCCAACTCCTACCGGGACATGCCAG GTGGCTTCCTGTTTGAAGGTCTCTCTGATGATGAAGACGATTTCCATCAG AGCACAAGGACcacaccttccagcagcacctctgGCTCCCGCCCGGCGTCCCTTGGCTACACTGGGGCAGCCGGCCCCCGGCCCATCACCCAGAGTGAATTGGCGACGGCCCTGGCTCTGGCCAGTACCCCTGAGAGCAGCTCCCACACTCCGACCCCCGGGACCCAG GGGCATTCTTCAGGCACGTCTCCGATGTCCTCCAGCGTCCAGTCAGGAACGCCCATCACCAATGacctcttcagccaggccttgcAGCACGCCTTGCAGGCTTCCGGGCAGCCAAACCTTCAG AGCcagtggcagctgcagctgcagcagttGCGGGACATGGGCATCCACGACGACGAGCTGAGCCTCCGAGCCCTCCAGGCCACTGGGGGGGATATCCAGGCCGCTCTGGAGCTCATATTTGCTGGAGGAGCCCCCTAA
- the UBL7 gene encoding ubiquitin-like protein 7 isoform X1 → MPRAGSGKRFRLEETVGCKHPDSSWSSDWGLTGPSPPRESDAMALSECYIAVKLADQPLAPKSILRLPETELGEWPLGGCSISYLKQLITGKLQESVPDPELIDLIYCGRKLRDDQTLEFYGIQSGSTVHVLRKSWPEPEQKPEPVDKAAAVREFRVLHTALHSSPVFRDSVFKMLGNKESLDQIIVATPGLSSDPVALGVLQDKDLFSVFADPNMLDTLIPSHPALVNAIILVLHSVASSTPLPTGETSSRSMPSNSYRDMPGGFLFEGLSDDEDDFHQSTRTTPSSSTSGSRPASLGYTGAAGPRPITQSELATALALASTPESSSHTPTPGTQGHSSGTSPMSSSVQSGTPITNDLFSQALQHALQASGQPNLQSQWQLQLQQLRDMGIHDDELSLRALQATGGDIQAALELIFAGGAP, encoded by the exons ATTCCTCTTGGAGCTCAGATTGGGGCCTCACCGGACCAAGTCCTCCCAGGGAATCGGATGCCATGGCTCTCTCTGAGTGCTACATCGCAGTCAAGCTGGCAGATCAGCCGCTGGCTCCCAAGTCCATTTTGCGCCTGCCAGAAACGGAGCTGGGCGAGTGGCCCTTGGGGGGCTGCAGCATCTCCTACCTGAAGCAGCTCATCACAGGGAAGCTGCAGGAATCTGTCCCCGATCCAGAACTCATTG ATCTGATCTACTGTGGACGGAAGCTGCGGGATGACCAGACACTTGAATTCTATGGCATCCAGTCCGGCTCCACAGTCCACGTCCTCCGAAAGTCCTGGCCAGAGCCAGAACAGAAGCCAG AGCCAGTGGACAAAGCTGCCGCAGTCCGGGAGTTCCGGGTCCTGCACACCGCTCTGCACAGCAGTCCTGTCTTCAGGGATTCG GTCTTCAAGATGCTGGGGAACAAGGAGTCGCTCGATCAGATCATTGTCGCTACCCCTGGCCTCAGCAGCGACCCGGTCGCTTTGG GTGTCTTGCAGGATAAGGATCTTTTCTCTGTCTTTGCTGACCCGAATATGTTGGACAC GCTCATCCCCTCCCACCCTGCCTTGGTGAATGCCATTATCCTGGTTCTCCACTCCGTGGCCAGCAGCACCCCCTTGCCTACAGGAGAGACCTCCTCGCGCAGCATGCCTTCCAACTCCTACCGGGACATGCCAG GTGGCTTCCTGTTTGAAGGTCTCTCTGATGATGAAGACGATTTCCATCAG AGCACAAGGACcacaccttccagcagcacctctgGCTCCCGCCCGGCGTCCCTTGGCTACACTGGGGCAGCCGGCCCCCGGCCCATCACCCAGAGTGAATTGGCGACGGCCCTGGCTCTGGCCAGTACCCCTGAGAGCAGCTCCCACACTCCGACCCCCGGGACCCAG GGGCATTCTTCAGGCACGTCTCCGATGTCCTCCAGCGTCCAGTCAGGAACGCCCATCACCAATGacctcttcagccaggccttgcAGCACGCCTTGCAGGCTTCCGGGCAGCCAAACCTTCAG AGCcagtggcagctgcagctgcagcagttGCGGGACATGGGCATCCACGACGACGAGCTGAGCCTCCGAGCCCTCCAGGCCACTGGGGGGGATATCCAGGCCGCTCTGGAGCTCATATTTGCTGGAGGAGCCCCCTAA